The following proteins are co-located in the Paenibacillus sp. FSL H8-0079 genome:
- a CDS encoding YhgE/Pip domain-containing protein, producing the protein MRHIWHVYKTDWLHILKVPTGIFLIVAIILLPGVYDWVNVKSVWDPYSNTQGIKIAVTTEDKGATVEGTNVNIGDELVSSLKQNEKLGWTFVDQAEANRGMQTGEYYASLLIPGDFSSKITGIVDWKLERPEVIYTVNEKVNAIAPKITGSGVSAITTQINENFTEAVSEAVLTKLKEAGVEINAQLPTLRKMENGIFTLEKNLPAIQAAGQKVLEVEKAMPEIVKDAQKIVEIEKKLPEINEAAQYVLKVQEYLPQINDAASEVLAIQGRIPDIQKAVERIQEVDENFGQVSGVIQTALDKTDKALSIVTAAEQDLDKVSQIAGNGIELAEGLNQFVDSSEEAFQAIGPAIRQNLLLVQQITNAAGDIFTQLQNLDLNNLPTAEDLERIATRLGIAVKLVDSMAELLGNIDNLLPSQPLADKITQLNTVSDKLQLQIRLASIISDAMRRNTTPPADVIAQLNTLSKDISSGIGNTLNTYESEISPVLAAGADKLRSILSTSADTLQGAKDRIPDIADILASAKEGIMFGQTELTKIQSELPQIQLKIHEISETLANKSEGFIQALNTVSSLIRTDLPKLGSKLNEAADFVRNDLPNAEQQIGKASDFVQNQLPQVEKGVHRVAALVRDDLPALESAISKAADKLREVEGNNQFAELAKLLRGDIEEESAFLSSPVQIKEQQLYPIPNYGSAMSPFYGVLSLWVGSTLLISLLRAEAENPDGKFRGYELYLGRLATFLTIGLLQAVCVTLGDILILGTYVADKLWFVLFAMLVSAVFVTITYTLLSVFGNIGKGIAIIFMVFQFSSSGGTFPISMTSPFFQALNPFMPFTYAISLLRESVGGILWSTAIKDILWLCMFIALSLIIALALKRPLSSLTKRSAENAKKTKIIA; encoded by the coding sequence ATGCGTCACATTTGGCACGTTTACAAAACAGACTGGTTGCATATTCTGAAGGTTCCCACAGGTATATTTCTAATTGTGGCAATAATTTTACTACCCGGAGTATATGACTGGGTCAACGTGAAGTCCGTTTGGGACCCATACAGTAATACCCAAGGGATCAAAATTGCGGTGACAACTGAGGACAAGGGTGCGACTGTTGAAGGAACCAACGTTAATATCGGAGATGAATTGGTGTCGAGCCTGAAGCAAAACGAAAAGCTGGGCTGGACTTTTGTGGACCAGGCTGAGGCTAATCGGGGTATGCAAACTGGAGAGTATTATGCAAGCCTGCTCATTCCGGGGGACTTTTCATCCAAAATTACAGGCATCGTTGATTGGAAGCTGGAACGACCGGAAGTAATCTATACCGTCAATGAAAAGGTGAATGCCATTGCTCCAAAAATCACAGGCTCCGGTGTATCTGCGATAACAACGCAAATCAATGAGAATTTCACCGAAGCCGTTAGTGAGGCCGTTCTAACCAAGCTGAAGGAAGCCGGGGTTGAAATTAATGCGCAGCTTCCAACATTACGCAAGATGGAGAATGGCATTTTCACGCTGGAGAAGAATCTTCCGGCTATACAAGCCGCTGGTCAAAAGGTTCTGGAAGTAGAAAAAGCCATGCCTGAGATTGTAAAAGATGCTCAAAAGATCGTTGAAATCGAAAAGAAACTGCCTGAAATCAATGAAGCGGCACAATATGTGCTCAAGGTGCAGGAGTATTTGCCACAAATTAATGATGCGGCTTCCGAAGTGCTGGCTATCCAGGGGCGGATTCCCGATATACAAAAAGCTGTGGAACGCATTCAAGAAGTGGATGAAAACTTTGGTCAGGTATCAGGTGTCATCCAAACGGCACTGGATAAAACCGACAAAGCTCTGTCTATCGTCACGGCCGCAGAGCAAGATTTGGACAAAGTATCACAAATCGCTGGCAACGGGATTGAGCTGGCCGAAGGCTTGAATCAATTTGTGGATTCCAGTGAAGAAGCGTTTCAGGCGATTGGCCCAGCGATCCGCCAAAATCTACTGCTAGTGCAACAGATTACTAACGCTGCAGGGGACATATTTACACAATTGCAAAATTTGGATCTTAACAACCTGCCAACCGCAGAAGATCTCGAGCGAATTGCTACGCGTTTAGGGATTGCGGTAAAACTCGTCGACAGTATGGCAGAACTACTGGGCAACATCGACAACTTGCTTCCAAGCCAACCACTTGCCGATAAAATTACACAACTGAACACCGTTTCAGATAAACTTCAGTTGCAAATCCGCTTGGCTAGCATCATCAGTGATGCCATGCGTCGTAATACAACTCCACCGGCAGATGTCATCGCTCAGTTAAATACTCTCTCGAAGGACATTAGCAGCGGGATTGGCAATACCTTAAACACCTATGAAAGTGAAATATCGCCTGTACTTGCAGCTGGTGCGGATAAACTCAGGTCTATCCTCTCTACTTCAGCAGATACTCTACAAGGGGCAAAGGATCGTATTCCGGATATTGCTGACATTCTTGCATCAGCCAAAGAAGGGATTATGTTTGGGCAGACCGAGTTGACGAAAATCCAGAGCGAATTGCCTCAAATACAATTGAAGATCCATGAGATATCGGAGACACTCGCGAACAAAAGTGAAGGTTTTATCCAAGCTTTAAACACAGTGTCTTCATTAATTCGGACCGATCTGCCCAAGCTGGGAAGCAAACTGAACGAAGCCGCTGATTTTGTTCGTAATGATCTGCCTAATGCCGAGCAACAGATAGGCAAGGCATCCGATTTTGTACAGAATCAGCTGCCGCAGGTCGAAAAAGGAGTTCATCGTGTTGCCGCGCTTGTACGTGATGATCTGCCAGCATTGGAAAGTGCCATCAGCAAGGCTGCGGACAAGCTCAGGGAAGTTGAAGGTAATAACCAGTTTGCCGAACTTGCCAAGCTTCTGCGCGGCGACATTGAGGAAGAGAGTGCTTTCCTTTCGAGTCCCGTGCAAATCAAAGAACAGCAACTTTACCCGATTCCGAATTATGGATCGGCAATGTCGCCATTTTATGGCGTGTTGTCCTTGTGGGTCGGTTCAACGCTGCTGATCTCCCTGCTTCGTGCTGAAGCCGAAAATCCGGATGGCAAGTTCCGGGGATACGAGTTGTATCTCGGACGTCTTGCTACTTTTCTAACCATTGGATTGCTTCAGGCGGTATGCGTCACCCTGGGAGATATCTTAATCCTGGGTACTTACGTCGCAGATAAACTGTGGTTTGTCCTGTTTGCCATGCTGGTGAGTGCCGTATTTGTCACCATAACGTACACTCTGCTATCCGTATTTGGGAATATCGGAAAAGGGATAGCCATTATCTTCATGGTGTTCCAGTTCTCCAGCTCGGGCGGTACGTTCCCGATCAGCATGACATCACCCTTTTTCCAAGCATTGAATCCGTTCATGCCCTTCACATATGCGATTAGCCTGCTGCGTGAGTCGGTCGGCGGCATCTTGTGGTCTACTGCCATCAAAGATATTCTGTGGTTATGTATGTTCATCGCGCTGAGCCTCATCATTGCCCTTGCTTTGAAACGACCACTAAGCAGTCTCACCAAACGTTCAGCCGAGAATGCCAAGAAGACCAAGATTATTGCTTAA
- a CDS encoding DUF6080 domain-containing protein, which translates to MNFLDHLFYNRRANWTAFYLFAGFALFYGLMNGSYVLYIENNADMLGTYTPFNTTLFPINLFNFDPSMYYGDNSSSVIHPLISFLAVTLAAVAKLLGGNWFFLILQSLVNAGSVVLAYLFLSQKEDKPTIAPLLFALLFGFSSYLMYTALIPDSYPYVQFVILFSVVYMQYTRERQDVRYSPNALLASINFGLTSTNIVPFAAATFINMHGWRNKANLKKYIGIMALAVVIIAVFTGVQYVAFGGRSWVSNWLLGIQNGGTSYATPFQFAVHWKALNMLTINPMLTPKMHLLDPGMAAFVTDLSRSNPIYVQITGIFILLLALIGFIKGIREREVWTLVPYILFAFLLHVVVGFGLAVFQYDMYLYAGHYLFAFFLLGGGFVIGLRRGLGKKVVIGLIMLCVIVTASNNIYRHVETLTTIKQSYDQLEQERSVK; encoded by the coding sequence ATGAACTTTTTAGATCACTTATTTTATAATCGCAGAGCCAATTGGACAGCTTTTTACCTGTTTGCGGGATTTGCTCTATTCTATGGTTTAATGAACGGCTCGTATGTTCTGTACATTGAAAATAATGCAGATATGCTTGGGACGTATACCCCATTTAATACGACGCTGTTCCCAATCAACTTATTCAACTTTGATCCCTCAATGTATTACGGCGACAACAGTTCTTCTGTTATTCATCCGCTGATTTCCTTTCTTGCAGTTACTCTTGCGGCTGTAGCGAAGCTGCTGGGAGGCAACTGGTTCTTTCTAATCCTGCAATCGTTGGTGAATGCGGGTTCGGTGGTGCTGGCGTATCTGTTTCTGAGTCAAAAAGAAGACAAGCCGACCATCGCACCGCTGCTTTTCGCTTTGTTGTTTGGTTTCAGTTCCTATTTAATGTATACCGCATTGATTCCGGACTCATATCCGTATGTACAGTTCGTTATCCTGTTCTCGGTGGTTTACATGCAGTATACTCGTGAGCGTCAGGACGTACGTTATTCACCCAATGCGTTACTTGCATCGATTAACTTCGGACTAACCTCGACGAATATCGTACCGTTTGCAGCTGCGACATTCATCAATATGCATGGATGGCGTAATAAGGCGAATTTGAAAAAGTACATTGGAATCATGGCACTGGCAGTTGTAATCATTGCCGTATTCACAGGCGTTCAGTATGTTGCATTCGGAGGTCGTAGCTGGGTTAGTAACTGGCTGTTGGGCATTCAAAATGGCGGGACCAGTTATGCAACACCATTCCAATTTGCAGTTCACTGGAAAGCATTAAACATGTTAACCATCAATCCGATGCTGACACCGAAGATGCATTTACTGGACCCAGGCATGGCAGCCTTTGTTACGGATCTGTCTCGATCCAATCCAATCTATGTGCAGATTACGGGGATCTTTATTTTGCTGCTGGCACTCATAGGCTTCATTAAGGGCATTCGTGAACGTGAAGTGTGGACCCTTGTGCCATATATTCTGTTTGCCTTTTTGCTTCATGTCGTCGTGGGTTTCGGTCTGGCTGTATTTCAATATGATATGTACCTGTATGCGGGACATTATCTGTTTGCGTTCTTCCTGTTGGGTGGGGGTTTCGTTATCGGCCTCCGTCGAGGATTGGGGAAAAAAGTAGTTATAGGTTTGATCATGTTATGTGTTATCGTTACGGCAAGTAACAACATCTATCGCCATGTAGAAACATTAACAACAATCAAGCAATCCTATGATCAGTTGGAACAGGAACGCTCAGTGAAATAA
- a CDS encoding EamA family transporter, whose product MLIDSWMVAVLIVMTLCGALGGAGLKAYATSRNRLHVLMGLGFYGTGALLNIVLLKFLPLTVVLPANALTYVWTLIIARLVFKEMVGPLRWIGVACIMGGLCLLVF is encoded by the coding sequence GTGTTGATCGATAGCTGGATGGTTGCTGTGCTAATTGTTATGACGTTGTGCGGTGCATTGGGCGGGGCCGGATTGAAAGCTTATGCGACAAGTCGCAATCGCCTACATGTGCTCATGGGACTCGGATTCTATGGGACAGGTGCATTGTTGAATATTGTATTGTTGAAGTTTCTTCCATTAACTGTTGTACTACCTGCCAATGCATTAACATATGTCTGGACTCTCATCATCGCGCGGTTGGTATTTAAGGAGATGGTGGGTCCTTTACGCTGGATAGGTGTGGCATGTATTATGGGTGGCCTATGTTTATTGGTGTTTTAA
- a CDS encoding EamA family transporter: MGEIKSRHTGKWLMLVSAFLTATGQLFWKWGLTEWIYLGVGFLCYGVGAILMIKAFALEKLSVAYPLMCASYVFALIYGYFLLGEEITVQKLTAVVLLGIGVTLTSVDR; the protein is encoded by the coding sequence GTGGGGGAAATAAAGTCACGTCATACTGGTAAATGGTTGATGCTCGTCTCCGCATTTCTGACAGCAACGGGTCAATTGTTCTGGAAATGGGGACTAACCGAGTGGATCTACCTGGGTGTTGGTTTTCTATGTTATGGAGTTGGAGCGATCTTGATGATCAAAGCTTTTGCTCTGGAAAAACTCTCTGTTGCTTATCCGCTGATGTGTGCCAGTTACGTATTTGCCTTAATCTATGGATATTTCTTGCTCGGGGAAGAAATTACGGTGCAGAAGCTGACAGCAGTCGTGTTGCTTGGAATTGGGGTGACATTAACCAGTGTTGATCGATAG
- a CDS encoding HAD-IB family hydrolase: MKSTKVAIFDIDKTIIRSDSMFQFVHYGVRRYPWQVWRLPVIALHTVLFKAGFMTVEQVKRSYFQEIERMSEKDLEHFFDTRLRTSIFAEASVEMQHRKEAGYHVLLVTASPHAYMKYFNNFPWVDHVIGTELVRHENGYTCRVDGSNCKGEEKVRRIQAYLSEKNMVIDYDQSCSYSDSLSDLPVMQLVSQRYFINKRVPDMEALTWGK, translated from the coding sequence GTGAAAAGCACGAAAGTCGCAATTTTTGATATTGATAAAACGATCATACGTAGTGATTCCATGTTTCAATTTGTGCATTACGGTGTTCGCCGTTACCCGTGGCAGGTATGGAGATTACCTGTCATTGCATTACATACCGTGTTATTCAAGGCAGGCTTTATGACGGTTGAACAAGTCAAACGATCCTACTTTCAAGAAATTGAGCGTATGTCTGAAAAAGATCTCGAACATTTCTTTGATACTCGCTTGCGTACGTCCATTTTTGCAGAGGCCAGTGTAGAGATGCAACATCGCAAAGAAGCAGGGTATCATGTCTTGCTAGTAACTGCATCTCCGCATGCCTATATGAAATACTTTAATAATTTTCCCTGGGTGGATCATGTAATTGGAACTGAACTTGTCCGTCATGAGAATGGTTACACATGCAGAGTTGATGGCAGCAATTGCAAAGGGGAAGAGAAGGTACGCCGAATTCAGGCTTATCTGAGTGAGAAGAATATGGTCATTGATTATGACCAGTCATGTTCCTACTCGGACTCCTTATCCGACCTTCCAGTCATGCAACTTGTAAGTCAACGATACTTTATTAACAAGCGTGTTCCGGACATGGAGGCATTAACGTGGGGGAAATAA
- a CDS encoding decaprenyl-phosphate phosphoribosyltransferase translates to MSSPATGTGSTVSGLVRLLRPKQWTKNLLLFAALLFSFEEIRTETILATLLGFILFSLVAGCVYILNDFVDRDRDRQHPVKKYRPMASGQVNPSHALLFGIILLILSVGTAFMMNPLFGVLCIVYFLLNVSYSFVLKHLVILDMMTIAAGFVLRAIAGGVLIHVPFTPWFLICTMLLSLFLAIGKRRNELTLLEGNTGSHRKVLDNYSVTLLDQFNTIVTTATIISYSLFTFTSDRSIHLMWTIPLVIYGMFRYLYLIHMKNQGGSPDRVLFEDKPILITVMLYVISVITIFAIFE, encoded by the coding sequence GTGTCCTCACCGGCTACAGGAACAGGTAGTACAGTGTCAGGATTAGTCAGATTGTTAAGACCCAAACAGTGGACTAAAAATCTGCTGTTATTTGCTGCGTTACTATTCTCTTTTGAGGAGATTCGGACTGAAACCATTCTTGCGACGTTGCTTGGTTTTATTCTATTTAGCCTTGTTGCAGGCTGTGTGTATATTTTAAATGACTTTGTAGACCGGGACAGGGATCGACAGCATCCGGTGAAAAAGTATCGTCCTATGGCTTCTGGGCAGGTGAATCCGAGTCATGCTTTGTTGTTTGGCATTATTCTATTAATCCTTTCCGTAGGAACGGCCTTCATGATGAACCCTCTATTCGGGGTGTTATGTATCGTCTACTTCCTGTTGAATGTCTCGTATTCATTTGTACTGAAACATCTCGTTATCCTGGATATGATGACCATTGCAGCCGGCTTTGTACTTCGCGCGATTGCAGGCGGTGTGCTGATCCATGTGCCATTCACGCCGTGGTTTTTGATCTGTACGATGTTGTTGTCGTTGTTTCTGGCCATTGGCAAAAGAAGAAATGAACTTACTTTGCTGGAAGGAAACACGGGATCACACCGTAAGGTTTTGGATAACTACTCCGTTACGTTGCTGGATCAATTCAATACGATTGTGACCACAGCTACGATTATCAGTTATTCGCTGTTCACATTCACTTCAGATCGGTCCATCCATCTGATGTGGACGATTCCATTGGTCATTTACGGCATGTTCCGTTACCTGTATCTGATCCATATGAAGAATCAGGGAGGTTCGCCCGATCGTGTGCTGTTTGAGGACAAGCCTATATTAATTACGGTGATGTTGTATGTGATAAGTGTTATTACAATCTTTGCAATCTTTGAATAA
- a CDS encoding LL-diaminopimelate aminotransferase has protein sequence MSIDKYQETYIQTNFADRIGGSNYGKDTNIYKFEKIKRAKASAKKDFPDVELIDLGVGEPDEMADAGIVAALAEEASRPENRGYADNGIPEFKTAAASYLKNVFNVEGIDADTEIVHSIGSKPALAMMPSCFINPGDVTIMTVPGYPVMGTHTKYLGGEVFNIQLTKENNFLPDLTAIPEDIAKRAKLLYLNYPNNPTGASATVEFFTEVVEWAKKYNVVVVHDAPYAALTYDGKKPFSFLSVPGAKDVGVELHSLSKSYNMTGWRIGFVAGNPLVVKAFSDVKDNNDSGQFIAIQKAAAYGLNHPEITEKIAEKYSRRHDMLVAALNELGFQAEKPKGSFFLYVEAPKGVVGGRRFESGEDFSQFLIREKLISSVPWDDAGNFVRFSVTFEAKGEEEEKRVIAEIKRRLSDVQFEF, from the coding sequence ATGAGTATCGATAAATATCAAGAAACTTACATTCAGACTAATTTTGCCGACCGTATCGGTGGCTCCAACTATGGTAAAGACACGAACATTTATAAATTCGAGAAAATCAAACGTGCCAAAGCTTCGGCCAAAAAAGATTTTCCCGATGTGGAACTGATTGACCTTGGTGTAGGTGAACCAGACGAAATGGCGGATGCAGGCATTGTAGCTGCACTTGCAGAAGAAGCTTCCAGACCTGAGAACCGTGGTTATGCCGATAATGGTATTCCTGAATTCAAGACTGCTGCTGCGTCCTACCTGAAAAACGTATTCAACGTAGAAGGTATCGATGCAGATACCGAAATCGTGCACTCCATTGGTTCCAAGCCGGCTTTGGCGATGATGCCTTCATGCTTTATCAATCCGGGTGATGTGACCATCATGACCGTTCCAGGTTACCCGGTTATGGGTACACATACCAAGTATCTGGGCGGAGAAGTGTTCAACATTCAGTTGACGAAGGAAAACAATTTCTTGCCTGATCTGACAGCTATTCCGGAAGACATCGCAAAACGTGCGAAGTTGCTTTACCTGAACTATCCGAACAATCCGACTGGCGCAAGTGCCACAGTGGAATTCTTCACTGAAGTCGTGGAGTGGGCGAAGAAATACAATGTAGTCGTTGTCCATGATGCTCCTTATGCAGCATTGACGTACGATGGCAAAAAACCGTTCAGCTTCCTGTCGGTACCTGGTGCGAAGGATGTCGGCGTAGAGTTGCACTCTCTGTCCAAGTCCTACAACATGACGGGTTGGAGAATCGGATTCGTAGCGGGTAACCCGCTTGTAGTCAAAGCATTCAGCGACGTAAAGGACAACAATGACTCTGGTCAGTTCATCGCGATTCAAAAGGCAGCTGCTTATGGATTGAATCACCCTGAGATCACCGAAAAGATTGCAGAGAAATATTCCCGTCGTCACGACATGCTCGTTGCCGCACTGAACGAACTGGGCTTCCAGGCTGAAAAACCTAAAGGTTCCTTCTTCCTGTATGTTGAAGCACCAAAAGGTGTGGTTGGCGGACGTCGCTTCGAATCCGGCGAAGATTTCTCCCAATTCCTGATCCGTGAGAAACTGATCTCGTCCGTACCTTGGGATGATGCAGGTAACTTTGTTCGTTTCTCCGTTACCTTTGAAGCTAAGGGTGAAGAGGAAGAGAAACGTGTTATCGCTGAGATCAAACGTCGTTTGAGCGACGTACAATTTGAATTTTAA
- a CDS encoding RluA family pseudouridine synthase produces MNTMSNPNEEQINDEELMNGNERMEWTVAAEHKKERIDKYITEAVDNVSRSQVQLWIGDGMVTVNGAVVKANAKLSEGDLIVLQIPEPAAVEIIAEDIPLEVVYEDSDLIVINKQRGLVVHPAPGHTSGTLVNALMYHCKDLSGINGELRPGIVHRIDKDTSGLIMAAKNDRAHSSLAAQLKDHTVNRRYIALVHGHLNHDQGTVDAPIGRDTNDRKMYTVTERNSKHAVTHFTVSERINDYTLLELKLETGRTHQIRVHMKFIGHPLVGDPTYGRNKGIKMQGQALHAAILGFVHPTTGEYLEFSAPIPQDMEDVLASLRSR; encoded by the coding sequence ATGAACACCATGAGTAATCCGAATGAGGAACAGATCAACGACGAAGAACTAATGAATGGCAATGAGCGTATGGAATGGACCGTTGCCGCTGAACATAAGAAAGAACGAATTGACAAATATATTACGGAAGCTGTGGATAACGTATCTCGCTCCCAAGTTCAATTGTGGATCGGAGACGGGATGGTTACGGTAAATGGTGCTGTAGTCAAAGCCAATGCCAAGTTATCCGAAGGTGATCTGATTGTACTACAGATTCCTGAACCGGCTGCCGTCGAGATCATTGCCGAAGATATTCCGCTGGAAGTGGTATATGAAGATAGCGACCTGATCGTGATCAACAAACAGCGTGGTCTTGTAGTGCACCCTGCACCAGGACATACGTCTGGAACACTCGTCAATGCACTCATGTACCACTGCAAAGACCTTTCGGGTATCAATGGAGAGTTGCGCCCGGGTATTGTGCATCGCATCGATAAGGATACTTCCGGCCTAATTATGGCTGCCAAGAACGATCGTGCGCATTCGTCATTGGCTGCGCAGTTGAAAGACCATACGGTGAACAGACGGTATATTGCGCTCGTTCATGGTCATCTTAATCATGATCAAGGGACCGTTGATGCACCGATTGGACGCGATACTAATGATCGCAAAATGTATACAGTCACGGAACGCAACAGTAAACATGCCGTTACGCATTTTACCGTTTCAGAGCGCATCAATGACTATACCTTGCTGGAATTGAAACTGGAGACAGGACGTACCCACCAGATCCGGGTTCACATGAAATTTATCGGTCACCCGCTTGTAGGAGATCCAACTTATGGACGGAATAAAGGCATCAAAATGCAAGGACAGGCTCTTCATGCGGCCATTCTTGGATTTGTGCATCCAACAACGGGAGAATACCTTGAATTTTCAGCTCCGATTCCGCAGGATATGGAAGACGTGCTTGCTTCGCTACGCAGTCGTTAA
- the lspA gene encoding signal peptidase II, whose product MVYYILAFIVFLLDQGTKFLIATRMELREEIPVIGNFFVITSHRNSGAAFGILQDQRWFFIVVTVIVVVALIWYLQKVKDTPHKLLPVALSLVLGGAIGNFLDRALTGEVVDFVQLNFGSYTFPIFNIADSAICIGVALIIVETLLEGRREKAAAKIEGNEHHE is encoded by the coding sequence GTGGTGTATTATATCCTCGCTTTTATCGTATTTTTATTGGATCAGGGAACCAAGTTCCTGATTGCAACCCGGATGGAACTCAGAGAAGAAATTCCGGTCATCGGCAATTTCTTTGTCATCACATCACATCGTAATTCAGGTGCAGCTTTTGGCATTCTGCAAGACCAGCGTTGGTTCTTTATTGTGGTTACGGTGATTGTGGTCGTTGCCTTGATTTGGTATTTGCAAAAGGTAAAAGATACCCCGCACAAATTGCTGCCTGTGGCGCTTAGCTTGGTGCTCGGTGGAGCAATTGGCAACTTCCTTGACCGGGCACTGACCGGAGAAGTTGTGGATTTTGTACAGCTTAATTTTGGAAGTTACACGTTTCCCATTTTCAACATCGCCGACTCGGCAATCTGTATCGGTGTAGCGTTGATCATTGTGGAGACGTTGCTTGAAGGACGGCGCGAAAAAGCAGCCGCGAAGATTGAAGGGAATGAACACCATGAGTAA
- a CDS encoding TraR/DksA C4-type zinc finger protein yields MSHFTAKQLQFLRSQLITDKRDIEHRLSENEHYGLGDSLKLQTGELSPIDNHPGDIATEVYEREKDISLLEHDEFQLERIDSALHSIEEGHYGTCAVCQQPIPYERMEAVPYTKYCKKHQPETVVSENRPVEEEFLAPAFGRTSLDERDDQNGFDGEDTWQIVESWGTSNSPAMAEGRDIDSYDVMAIEATDEVEGCVEAYESFVATDIYGHDVSIVRNRQYRKYLENREGDGLLETDVETDDTF; encoded by the coding sequence ATGTCACATTTCACTGCTAAACAACTACAATTTTTACGTTCCCAACTGATAACCGATAAGCGCGATATTGAACATAGACTGTCGGAGAACGAACATTATGGCCTTGGAGACTCCCTCAAACTACAGACAGGTGAATTATCACCGATTGATAACCATCCTGGTGACATAGCCACCGAGGTGTATGAACGCGAGAAGGATATCTCCCTGCTGGAACACGATGAATTCCAATTGGAGCGTATCGATTCTGCACTGCACTCCATCGAAGAAGGACATTATGGTACTTGTGCGGTCTGCCAGCAACCCATCCCTTATGAACGTATGGAAGCCGTTCCCTACACGAAATATTGCAAAAAACACCAACCGGAAACCGTTGTCTCCGAAAACCGTCCTGTCGAGGAAGAATTCCTTGCCCCCGCATTTGGACGAACGAGTCTGGATGAACGGGATGACCAAAATGGCTTCGATGGTGAGGACACCTGGCAGATTGTTGAGAGCTGGGGCACATCGAACTCACCAGCGATGGCTGAAGGACGTGATATCGACAGCTATGACGTTATGGCGATTGAAGCCACAGATGAAGTGGAAGGTTGCGTTGAAGCGTACGAAAGTTTTGTGGCAACGGATATCTACGGTCATGACGTCTCCATCGTACGCAATCGGCAATATCGCAAGTACCTGGAGAACCGTGAAGGCGATGGTCTGTTAGAAACGGATGTGGAGACGGATGACACGTTTTAA
- a CDS encoding DUF5665 domain-containing protein: protein MSEHDKQSTSNSPSTSDELNSHDKIEELHTLTNRLANELERSRIAQYTELLNRPWKLIGLNLLSGAARGVGIAIGFTFFAATIIYVLQLLGALNLPIVGDYIADIVRIVQRQLDMNTY from the coding sequence ATGAGCGAACATGACAAGCAATCCACATCCAATTCACCATCAACATCAGATGAACTGAATTCACATGACAAAATCGAAGAGTTACATACCCTGACGAACCGTCTGGCGAATGAACTGGAACGTTCCCGGATTGCGCAATACACGGAATTGCTGAACAGGCCGTGGAAATTAATCGGATTGAACCTGTTGTCTGGAGCCGCAAGAGGTGTGGGGATCGCAATTGGGTTTACCTTTTTCGCAGCAACGATCATTTATGTTTTACAGCTGCTTGGGGCGCTTAATCTTCCTATTGTTGGAGACTACATCGCTGATATTGTGCGCATTGTGCAGCGTCAGCTGGATATGAACACCTACTAA